One genomic region from Gammaproteobacteria bacterium encodes:
- a CDS encoding outer membrane protein assembly factor BamE, whose protein sequence is MEGLRLTFVGYSEIPMGLQYHAPFASTPSDKIVPMRILLSLSLLFPLLLGACTAPFAFPYRPDVQQGNVVTQDMVDRLKLDMSEREVRYLLGSPLLVDPFHPDRWDYYYSLKQDGVITEQHLMTLYFRNEHLLRIEGEPHPHNGT, encoded by the coding sequence GTGGAAGGCCTGAGGCTTACTTTTGTGGGGTACAGTGAGATCCCAATGGGATTGCAGTATCATGCGCCGTTCGCCTCCACGCCTTCCGACAAAATCGTCCCCATGCGTATCCTACTGTCCCTCTCCCTGCTCTTCCCTCTGCTCCTCGGAGCATGCACCGCCCCCTTCGCGTTTCCCTACCGGCCTGATGTTCAGCAGGGTAACGTAGTCACCCAGGACATGGTAGATCGGCTGAAGCTGGACATGAGCGAACGGGAGGTCCGCTACCTATTAGGCTCACCATTGTTAGTAGACCCCTTCCACCCCGACCGTTGGGACTACTACTACAGCCTAAAGCAGGATGGCGTCATCACCGAACAACACCTGATGACCCTCTATTTCCGCAACGAGCACCTGCTACGCATAGAGGGCGAGCCTCACCCCCACAACGGTACCTAA
- a CDS encoding putative component of the Rsx system (modular protein) (Evidence 3 : Putative function from multiple computational evidences) — protein MANDDTLEVEVAYAREDFQTIISILIPTGTTIQQALDRSHIQERCPEIDLKINKVGIFGRIGRLEQVLRAGDRVEIYRPLIADPKLIRKERATTGKRTMQGGDSESAVDDVGVGQTISTQPAD, from the coding sequence ATGGCAAACGATGACACGCTTGAGGTGGAAGTGGCCTATGCCCGTGAGGACTTCCAGACCATCATCTCGATTCTGATACCTACGGGGACCACCATACAACAGGCGCTGGATCGGTCCCACATCCAGGAGCGTTGCCCAGAGATCGACCTCAAGATCAATAAAGTGGGGATCTTCGGAAGGATCGGCAGGCTAGAGCAGGTGCTCCGCGCCGGCGACCGGGTTGAGATCTACCGTCCCCTCATTGCGGATCCTAAGTTGATACGTAAGGAGCGAGCGACAACGGGTAAGCGCACCATGCAAGGGGGGGATAGTGAGTCGGCGGTGGATGACGTTGGTGTGGGTCAGACCATATCCACGCAACCGGCTGATTAG
- the ptsP gene encoding phosphoenolpyruvate-protein phosphotransferase PtsP: MFLQNADRPFTASRVMLSLLRRIVQEVNVAGDLNESLAIIVSRVRDAMAADVCSVYLTDPKDGYQVLMATEGLNVEAVQRVRMAPGQGVVTLVAERAEPVNLDHAPTHPRFLLFPETEEEPYQSFLGVPIINHRKVLGVLVTQRRVAKRCDDDQVAFQVTVAAALAGAIAHAEAGGGIAALQGRQPQPNRRFEGLAGAPGVVIGKALVMNQQVDLDVVSDRRIEDPKAEVAAFLAAVEAVQADIRELGHGLSQALSTEESTLFDAYLLMLGGDSLVGKTVEYIREGNWAPGALRQTVWEHVRVFRAMDDPLLRERASDIADLGRRILGRLQEKNWRTFQYPRRTILVAEDVSATMIAEVPLGRLAAVVSVHGSRYSHAAILARALGVPAVMGLSDLPLVHLDKREVVVDGYRGHLYVDPSAAVRAEFMRLAREEAKLTVGLMELRELPAETTDGYRVPLYANTGLIADLEPARNSGAEGIGLYRTEIPFMIRDRFPGEEEQAYMFRQVLRTFAPRPVTMRTLDVGGDKSLPYFPIQEANPFLGWRGIRITLDHPEIFLTHLRAMIRASEGLNNLQILLPMVCCVTEVDDTLVLLQRAHRELLEEGRQVILPKLGVMVEIPAAVYQIGAFARRVDFLSVGTNDLTQYLLAVDRNNERVAGLYDHLHPAVLKTLVQIAQSAQGHRIPVGVCGEMAGDPMVALLLVAMGMDSLSMNAGCVPRVKRAIRHFSLARAQELLHEVLSFGECTTARTYLDAILEREGLSNLVRPG; encoded by the coding sequence GTGTTTCTACAAAACGCTGATCGGCCCTTTACTGCCTCCCGTGTTATGCTCAGCCTATTACGGCGCATTGTCCAAGAGGTCAATGTTGCCGGTGACCTAAATGAGTCCCTTGCCATCATCGTTTCTCGAGTCCGGGACGCGATGGCTGCGGACGTCTGCTCGGTCTATCTGACGGACCCCAAGGATGGTTACCAAGTTCTCATGGCGACAGAAGGTCTCAACGTTGAGGCGGTGCAGCGAGTCCGTATGGCACCGGGCCAGGGCGTAGTTACATTAGTTGCGGAACGGGCAGAGCCGGTGAATTTAGATCATGCCCCTACTCATCCTCGATTTCTATTGTTTCCAGAAACCGAAGAGGAGCCTTACCAATCCTTCTTGGGGGTTCCCATCATTAATCATCGTAAGGTGTTGGGCGTTTTGGTGACCCAACGGCGCGTCGCGAAGCGCTGCGATGATGATCAGGTGGCCTTTCAGGTTACGGTTGCAGCGGCCTTGGCTGGGGCAATTGCTCACGCGGAAGCGGGGGGCGGTATTGCCGCGTTGCAAGGACGCCAACCTCAACCTAATCGTCGTTTCGAAGGTTTGGCGGGTGCGCCAGGGGTAGTAATTGGTAAAGCGCTGGTGATGAATCAGCAAGTCGATCTGGATGTGGTCTCCGATCGACGTATTGAAGACCCGAAGGCAGAGGTAGCCGCCTTTCTTGCTGCCGTTGAGGCCGTCCAGGCCGATATTCGTGAATTAGGACATGGTCTGAGCCAGGCATTATCCACGGAAGAAAGCACTTTGTTTGATGCCTACCTGCTGATGTTGGGGGGCGATAGTTTGGTGGGCAAGACTGTGGAATATATCAGGGAAGGAAATTGGGCGCCAGGGGCGTTGCGCCAGACGGTGTGGGAGCATGTGCGAGTCTTTCGGGCGATGGACGACCCTTTATTACGGGAGCGTGCGAGTGATATTGCCGATTTGGGACGGAGGATCCTGGGCCGATTGCAAGAGAAAAATTGGCGTACCTTTCAGTATCCGCGACGCACCATTCTGGTGGCGGAAGATGTCTCGGCCACCATGATTGCGGAGGTGCCGTTGGGCCGATTGGCCGCTGTCGTATCAGTACATGGCTCGCGTTATTCACACGCAGCTATTCTGGCGCGGGCATTGGGGGTACCAGCGGTGATGGGTCTTTCTGACTTACCGCTGGTTCATCTCGATAAGCGGGAGGTGGTGGTTGATGGCTATCGTGGTCACCTCTATGTGGACCCCTCGGCAGCGGTACGAGCTGAATTTATGCGGCTGGCGCGCGAGGAGGCGAAACTTACCGTAGGGTTAATGGAGCTGCGAGAATTACCGGCCGAGACCACCGATGGTTATCGCGTACCCCTCTATGCCAATACCGGTTTGATTGCAGATCTAGAGCCAGCGCGTAATAGCGGTGCAGAGGGGATCGGTCTCTATCGTACCGAGATCCCGTTCATGATCCGCGATCGTTTTCCGGGTGAGGAGGAACAGGCTTATATGTTCCGTCAGGTCCTTCGCACTTTTGCCCCACGCCCAGTAACTATGCGTACCCTGGATGTTGGAGGCGATAAATCACTGCCTTATTTTCCCATCCAGGAGGCAAATCCGTTCTTGGGTTGGCGTGGAATCCGTATCACGCTGGATCATCCTGAGATCTTTCTGACCCACCTGCGCGCAATGATACGAGCCAGTGAGGGATTGAATAACCTCCAAATCCTACTGCCCATGGTATGTTGCGTAACGGAGGTGGACGATACCCTGGTTTTGTTGCAGCGCGCCCACCGAGAATTGCTTGAGGAGGGTAGGCAGGTAATTCTTCCAAAGTTGGGGGTAATGGTGGAGATCCCTGCTGCGGTTTACCAGATCGGGGCTTTTGCCCGCCGAGTAGATTTTCTATCCGTGGGTACCAACGATCTAACCCAATATCTCCTCGCGGTGGATCGTAACAACGAACGAGTGGCAGGGCTCTACGATCATCTCCATCCGGCGGTTTTGAAGACACTCGTTCAAATCGCGCAGTCGGCGCAAGGTCATCGTATTCCGGTTGGTGTGTGTGGGGAGATGGCCGGCGATCCGATGGTGGCCTTGCTGCTTGTGGCGATGGGTATGGATAGTCTAAGTATGAATGCGGGATGCGTACCCCGCGTCAAACGTGCCATTCGTCACTTTAGCTTGGCTCGGGCACAGGAACTGTTGCATGAGGTATTGAGTTTTGGTGAATGTACTACAGCACGTACCTATTTAGACGCTATTTTGGAACGGGAAGGGCTAAGCAATTTAGTACGACCGGGATAA
- the rppH gene encoding RNA pyrophosphohydrolase codes for MKVVGAYFYHWKIFAILSQVIDLDGYRQNVGIILTNREGRVLWARRIGQDAWQFPQGGIGEHETPEQAMFRELAEEVGLQPSDVAVRGCTRGWLRYRLPQRYIRHNTNPVCVGQKQVWFLLRLMGPDTRVRLNLSERPEFDRWCWVDYWRPLREVVSFKRGVYECALRELAPLVIASPIRRSPMAERRRVQRVVNHWEEQR; via the coding sequence TTGAAGGTTGTGGGTGCGTATTTTTATCATTGGAAAATTTTTGCGATTCTGAGTCAAGTGATTGATCTAGACGGTTACAGACAAAACGTGGGAATCATCCTGACGAATCGGGAAGGTAGGGTGTTATGGGCTCGCCGTATCGGGCAGGACGCCTGGCAATTTCCCCAGGGAGGCATTGGAGAGCACGAAACCCCGGAACAAGCAATGTTTCGAGAACTTGCCGAGGAAGTGGGATTGCAGCCCAGCGATGTAGCGGTAAGGGGTTGTACCCGTGGTTGGCTACGCTATCGACTGCCACAGCGTTATATTCGTCATAATACTAATCCCGTGTGCGTTGGTCAGAAGCAGGTGTGGTTCCTCTTACGCCTAATGGGGCCAGATACCAGGGTGCGCCTGAACCTGTCCGAGCGGCCAGAATTTGACCGTTGGTGCTGGGTGGATTACTGGCGGCCATTACGAGAGGTCGTTTCCTTCAAGCGTGGGGTCTACGAGTGCGCATTGCGAGAACTTGCCCCCCTCGTTATTGCCAGCCCCATCCGTCGCTCGCCAATGGCGGAACGGCGCCGAGTGCAGCGCGTGGTCAATCATTGGGAGGAGCAACGTTAA
- a CDS encoding SsrA-binding protein, with the protein MQASSSHPHTCPQRREFGIVRHRSPSLKLLSSNLSYPSLFRQYHLVYLMAHDKKSKAGGGTGATIALNKQARHEYLIEDRFEAGLVLEGWEVKGLRAGRIQLKESYVIIKSGEAWLFGSHISALSSASTHVNPDPVRTRKLLLHHEELRKLIGAVERKGYTLVPLAMYWKGGRAKIEIALAKGKQTHDKRATERDRDWQREKQRLFKVR; encoded by the coding sequence ATGCAAGCGTCGTCATCCCACCCGCATACCTGCCCACAGCGTCGTGAATTTGGTATTGTCAGGCATCGCTCGCCCTCCCTCAAGCTACTTTCCTCAAATTTAAGCTACCCCTCCCTCTTCCGACAATACCATCTGGTGTATCTCATGGCTCACGACAAAAAATCCAAGGCAGGCGGCGGGACAGGCGCCACCATCGCTCTCAACAAGCAGGCACGCCACGAATATCTCATTGAGGATCGTTTTGAAGCGGGCTTGGTACTGGAAGGCTGGGAGGTGAAGGGGCTGCGCGCTGGTCGTATCCAACTCAAGGAAAGCTACGTCATCATCAAAAGTGGTGAGGCGTGGTTGTTTGGATCTCACATTTCGGCCTTGTCCTCCGCCTCTACGCACGTCAACCCTGACCCCGTTCGCACCCGCAAGCTGCTACTCCACCACGAGGAATTGCGTAAGCTCATCGGCGCTGTCGAACGTAAGGGCTACACCCTAGTGCCGTTAGCAATGTATTGGAAGGGTGGGCGAGCCAAAATTGAGATCGCCCTTGCTAAGGGCAAACAAACCCATGACAAGCGCGCCACCGAGCGGGATCGCGACTGGCAGCGCGAGAAACAGCGGCTCTTCAAGGTACGCTGA
- the ratA gene encoding ribosome association toxin RatA, which translates to MNVSRTALTPYTAGEMYTLVADVLSYPRFLPWCRSTRLLNLGEDEVRATIELAYRGIDRTFTTRNRLQQDQRIEIRLVEGPFRHLDGCWRFESLGERGCKVSLTLEYEFSNWLLTMLVGPVFNPIANSLVDAFYRRALAVYGKR; encoded by the coding sequence GTGAACGTAAGCAGAACGGCACTTACTCCTTATACCGCTGGGGAAATGTATACCCTAGTTGCCGATGTTTTGTCGTATCCCCGTTTTCTGCCTTGGTGTCGGAGTACCCGACTTTTGAACCTAGGCGAGGATGAAGTCCGCGCCACCATCGAGTTGGCCTATCGTGGGATAGACCGCACCTTTACCACCCGTAATCGTCTGCAACAGGACCAGCGGATCGAGATCCGCTTGGTGGAAGGTCCGTTTCGGCATCTGGATGGGTGCTGGCGTTTTGAATCTTTGGGGGAGCGCGGCTGTAAAGTGTCCCTGACCCTGGAGTATGAATTTTCCAACTGGTTGTTGACCATGCTTGTTGGGCCAGTTTTCAACCCCATTGCTAATAGTCTGGTGGATGCGTTCTATAGGCGAGCATTGGCAGTCTATGGCAAACGATGA